In a genomic window of Scomber japonicus isolate fScoJap1 chromosome 17, fScoJap1.pri, whole genome shotgun sequence:
- the LOC128376898 gene encoding uncharacterized protein LOC128376898 — MHQMRAVKVNQNLTQTGRELRETEHKLQKVLKFPVAVPQTENLGVQIHHPELLDRDNRLTQVPNIQKIATTSPACASLMSAMRPLLTCHCTAAFNPLEQYKPPHPAEYGPPSELSEVPSYLWAKHKNHVGFVNSAPPHKVTLKPNVTLPAIRQYNLPHRAITGIETVIQSLLDQNVLVQTSSPCNTPILPIPKPNRPDEWRFVQDLQAINNIVVPTAPIVPDTNSILASLPSNSTHYTVIDLCSAFFSIPLHPDSQYLFTFTFKGKQYTWRRLPQGYVESPTVYAAAVKRDLDDLHFPGGSTLLQYADDLLIASPSEEACRTDSILLLQRLAECGHRASLPKLQFCRSEVTYFGHLLKDGQRLLSPERVKLLVNMPPPRTKKGMLSFLGMANYCRHWIYEYAAMDSVLRAATLQSAPTAVQWTDDMQKAFQNLKHALTMAPALGLPDYHQPFHLHVHEREGFATGILVQKHGSHYRPVAYYSSRLTPVVLGMPGCLRAVAAVAILLDKSAPIVLAHDCVVHVPHAVLHILNTSATQHMTAARRSGYEATILSSPHITLKRSPPLNPATLLPLIDTTEIEHDCIATIDMCTSPRPDLLQTPIPNSEMILYTDGSASRPSDNVHLAGYAVVNDWEVLEARALPPGTSAQAAELYALTRACIIASGKTATIYTDSRYAFGVAHDFGQLWKMRGFVSSSGRPLQHHALVNDLLDAIMRPFQLAIVKCAAHSQENDPVSRGNAMADFAAKQAATSSSSMVERTVPGAADNQDSIKGGLGQVTGLKVSGDGEQGGFSAHDTVVVTESSKRGCPLRESPGETNQELASLSKVLESHLNASSRAMLAEHKELQEVKTVVLQNRMALDLLLASQGGTCIFGPWGSNLIKLLTTLLVIILLLILLCALVEVPQKRWREFAPPQRSQEEETLLGFFDDVGGVHSPAQVL, encoded by the exons ATGCATCAGATGAGAGCTGTGAAGGTGAATCAGAATTTGACACAGACGGGGAGAGAATTGAGAGAGACGGAGCACAAGCTCCAAAAGGTGCTAAAATTTCCCGTTGCCGTACCACAAACAGAAAACCTGGGAGTACAAATACATCACCCAGAGTTACTAGACAGAGACAACAGGCTGACACAGG TGCCCAACATTCAGAAAATCGCCACAACATCACCAGCATGTGCATCATTGATGTCTGCCATGAGGCCTCTCCTGACGTGTCATTGCACAGCAGCCTTTAACCCTTTGGAACAGTATAAG ccaCCTCACCCTGCAGAATATGGGCCTCCATCAGAGTTATCAGAGGTTCCCTCATATTTATgggcaaaacataaaaatcatgtaGGTTTTGTGAATTCGGCTCCACCTCATAAAGTCACActcaaaccaaatgtcacatTGCCGGCTATCAGACAGTACAACTTGCCTCATAGAGCCATTACTGGAATTGAAACAGTTATTCAATCTCTATTGGATCAAAATGTACTGGTGCAAACTTCCAGTCCATGCAATACACCCATTTTGCCCATCCCAAAACCAAATCGTCCAGATGAATGGAGATTTGTGCAAGACTTGCAGGCTATTAATAATATTGTCGTGCCCACAGCTCCCATTGTGCCAGACACTAATTCGATTTTAGCCTCGTTACCATCCAATTCAACACACTACACAGTCATTGATCtatgttcagcttttttctctATACCATTGCATCCAGATAGCCAGTATCTGTTTACATTCACGTTCAAAGGCAAACAGTATACATGGCGGCGTTTGCCACAGGGTTATGTTGAGAGTCCAACAGTGTACGCAGCAGCGGTAAAAAGAGACCTTGATGACCTCCACTTCCCAGGGGGTTCAACACTTCTGCAGTACGCAGATGATCTTTTGATAGCCTCTCCATCCGAGGAAGCTTGTCGAACTGATTCAATCTTGCTCCTGCAGAGGTTAGCTGAGTGTGGACATAGAGCATCACTGCCCAAACTGCAATTTTGCCGATCTGAGGTCACATATTTTGGTCACCTCCTGAAGGATGGACAGCGCCTCCTATCACCAGAAAGGGTGAAACTGCTGGTCAACATGCCTCCCCCCAGAACTAAGAAGGGCATGCTTTCATTCTTAGGGATGGCGAACTATTGCAGACACTGGATTTATGAGTATGCGGCTATGGACTCTGTATTGCGAGCAGCCACACTGCAGTCAGCTCCCACTGCAGTTCAATGGACTGATGACATGCAAAAAGCTTTTCAGAACTTAAAGCATGCTCTCACCATGGCTCCAGCATTAGGATTGCCGGACTATCATCAGCCGTTCCATCTACACGTACATGAGAGAGAAGGCTTTGCTACAGGCATTCTAGTACAAAAACATGGGTCTCACTACCGCCCTGTTGCATACTATTCGTCTCGACTGACCCCTGTAGTCCTTGGTATGCCGGGTTGCCTGAGAGCGGTGGCTGCAGTTGCTATTCTGCTTGATAAATCCGCTCCCATTGTACTGGCTCATGACTGTGTCGTGCACGTTCCGCATGcagtattacacattttaaacacatcagctaCTCAACACATGACAGCAGCTAGACGTTCAGGTTATGAGGCAACTATCCTTTCCAGCCCACACATAACTTTAAAACGCTCACCCCCCCTAAATCCAGCCACTCTCCTTCCACTGATTGACACAACTGAAATTGAGCATGATTGCATTGCTACTATTGATATGTGTACATCACCAAGGCCAGACCTATTGCAGACACCAATACCTAACTCTGAGATGATTCTTTACACTGATGGGTCAGCTAGCAGACCATCTGACAATGTTCACCTAGCGGGCTATGCAGTAGTAAATGATTGGGAGGTTTTAGAAGCACGAGCTCTGCCTCCTGGCACTTCAGCGCAGGCAGCAGAACTATATGCTCTCACTAGGGCCTGTATTATCGCTTCTGGTAAAACTGCCACCATCTACACAGATTCACGATATGCTTTTGGTGTAGCTCATGATTTCGGTCAATTATGGAAAATGAGAGGGTTTGTGTCATCGTCTGGCAGGCCATTACAACATCATGCGTTGGTAAATGACCTGCTAGACGCCATTATGCGCCCGTTCCAGCTTGCAattgtgaaatgtgctgctcacaGTCAGGAAAATGATCCTGTTTCACGAGGAAATGCAATGGCTGATTTCGCAGCCAAACAAGcagcaacttcctcttcctccatg GTGGAAAGGACCGTACCAGGTGCTGCTGACAACCAGGACAGCATTAAAG GTGGACTGGGCCAAGTTACAGGTCTGAAAGTttcaggagatggagagcagggaGGCTTCTCTGCTCATGATACAGTCGTAGTTACAGAGTCCTCAAAGAGGGGGTGTCCTCTGCGGGAGAGCCCTGGAGAAACAAACCAG GAACTTGCATCTTTATCTAAAGTCTTAGAAAGTCACCTGAATGCCTCCAGTAGAGCTATGTTGGCTGAACATAAGGAGTTACAGGAAGTCAAAACAGTAGTTCTGCAGAACAGAATGGCTCTTGACCTCCTGCTTGCATCACAAGGTGGCACCT GTATCTTCGGGCCATGGGGGTCCAACCTGATCAAGCTTTTGACTACACTGCTGgtcatcattctcctcctcatcctcctctgtgccT TGGTAGAAGTTCCTCAGAAAAGGTGGAGGGAGTTCGCTCCTCCTCAGCGTTCTCAGGAAGAAGAGACGCTGCTGGGCTTTTTTGATGATGTGGGTGGTGTTCACAGTCCAGCCCAGGTCCTCTAG